One stretch of Sulfuricystis multivorans DNA includes these proteins:
- a CDS encoding caspase family protein: MMRFALLLILFAAQSVLAQFPPMFIGGPPGFAQFQAMTLQRHQARTLLYREALEELRKNPQAADVPVCAPGVKPKASECLLPPAPPPEPMQATPEVAMKEAVPPAPSSAPVVPARRLALLIGNNDYTAPIPPLETPLADVTRIGQVLERRFGYRVELLKNAGKQVIVSALNHLAAEAKPEDAVLILYAGHGYEMDDTKMGYWIPVDASVKTAKGWISNDDVARLLAAIPARQIILVSDSCFSGTLAREKKFVAPGTTKPEEILRRRSVLVLTSGDEEPVSDEGKEGHSIFAWNLVRTLEAAGGLTPGFEVWREVHHGVTKEYPQKPQYGAVVSAGHVEGGEYLFHAEMR, from the coding sequence ATGATGCGTTTTGCACTGTTGCTGATCCTGTTCGCGGCACAGTCCGTGCTCGCCCAGTTCCCGCCGATGTTCATCGGCGGACCGCCGGGTTTCGCGCAATTCCAGGCCATGACCTTGCAGCGTCATCAGGCGCGCACGCTGCTCTATCGCGAAGCGCTCGAAGAGCTGCGCAAGAACCCACAGGCGGCCGATGTGCCGGTCTGCGCGCCGGGCGTCAAGCCCAAAGCCAGCGAATGTCTGCTGCCGCCGGCGCCACCGCCCGAACCCATGCAAGCGACCCCGGAGGTGGCGATGAAAGAAGCCGTCCCGCCAGCGCCGAGTTCGGCGCCTGTCGTTCCTGCAAGGCGGCTGGCGCTGTTGATCGGCAACAACGACTACACAGCACCGATCCCGCCGCTCGAGACGCCGCTTGCCGATGTCACGCGCATCGGCCAGGTGCTGGAACGACGCTTTGGCTACCGCGTAGAACTCTTAAAAAACGCGGGCAAGCAGGTGATCGTCTCTGCGTTGAACCACTTGGCGGCCGAGGCGAAACCGGAAGACGCGGTACTGATCCTCTATGCCGGCCACGGCTACGAGATGGATGACACGAAGATGGGCTACTGGATTCCCGTCGATGCCTCGGTGAAGACTGCAAAGGGCTGGATATCCAACGACGATGTCGCGCGGCTGCTGGCAGCGATCCCGGCGCGGCAGATCATCCTCGTTTCCGATTCCTGCTTTTCCGGCACGCTCGCCCGCGAGAAGAAATTCGTCGCACCAGGCACGACCAAGCCTGAGGAGATCCTGCGCCGCCGCTCGGTGCTGGTCCTCACCTCCGGCGATGAAGAGCCGGTTTCCGACGAGGGCAAGGAGGGTCACTCGATCTTCGCCTGGAATCTGGTGCGCACGCTGGAGGCGGCAGGTGGGTTGACGCCGGGCTTCGAGGTCTGGCGCGAGGTGCATCACGGCGTGACGAAGGAATATCCGCAGAAACCGCAATACGGCGCGGTGGTCTCGGCCGGCCATGTCGAGGGCGGCGAGTACCTCTTCCACGCCGAAATGCGTTAG
- a CDS encoding alpha/beta hydrolase gives MQRTRAAGALAAFSFLLLAGCVCGLPAGSAARVDAGLNAAGFARCRLASADFPVLAWLRKGEGKTLTVIIEGDGAAWFNPRWPPADPTPEASQAAALAQALAGPVAYLARPCQFERSDACRLEHWTLRRFAPEIVSALDRALDELKRTAGASRLKLVGHSGGGTLAVLLAQRRQDVSSVVTLMAPLAVEAWTRRLDISPLTGLDPMGGPALSIPAIHVAGGRDEIVPPAVIAAAVPALGGEYRLWPQADHACWPVQEAQRLIGRLP, from the coding sequence ATGCAGCGCACCAGGGCCGCGGGCGCGCTCGCGGCCTTTTCTTTTCTTCTCCTCGCCGGCTGCGTCTGCGGCTTGCCGGCGGGCAGCGCCGCGCGCGTCGATGCGGGCTTGAATGCGGCGGGTTTTGCACGCTGCCGTCTTGCCAGCGCCGACTTTCCCGTGCTGGCCTGGCTGCGCAAAGGGGAAGGCAAGACGCTGACCGTGATCATCGAAGGCGATGGCGCGGCCTGGTTCAACCCGCGCTGGCCGCCTGCCGATCCGACGCCGGAGGCAAGCCAGGCGGCAGCGCTGGCCCAGGCGCTTGCCGGCCCCGTTGCCTATCTTGCGCGGCCTTGCCAATTCGAGCGCAGCGATGCTTGCCGACTGGAACACTGGACGCTGCGCCGCTTTGCACCCGAAATCGTCAGCGCGCTCGATCGGGCGCTCGATGAACTCAAACGCACCGCGGGCGCCAGCCGTCTGAAACTCGTTGGTCATTCCGGCGGCGGCACTTTGGCCGTGCTGCTTGCCCAGCGGCGGCAGGATGTGTCGTCGGTCGTCACTTTGATGGCCCCGCTGGCGGTGGAAGCCTGGACGCGCCGGCTCGACATTTCGCCGCTGACCGGGCTCGATCCGATGGGCGGGCCGGCGCTGTCGATTCCCGCCATCCATGTCGCCGGCGGCCGTGACGAGATCGTGCCGCCCGCAGTCATCGCCGCCGCTGTGCCTGCGTTAGGAGGAGAATACCGACTCTGGCCACAAGCCGACCATGCCTGCTGGCCGGTTCAGGAGGCGCAACGACTGATCGGGAGGCTGCCATGA
- a CDS encoding autotransporter outer membrane beta-barrel domain-containing protein: MKRAMLKSAVFAAATLASAGAMATPCDIVLSDYANGIWPDAPQYHPECFGASQQNAAVSITQTSFAQISAISTALINRFLASPPTEVAGLSTGAAAATPGKPWNIWGNLNDARTRQEYFRPLAGSNIRLSTDSLNTVIGGDYALSSRFVAGVSAAIDRSSGDSYANGLMQNALTNKGYMIAPYVGYSISKELALDASLGFGQGELSQTGNVKADADRWFAGINLNYSRWMGNTQLSGKLGYMHGEEKYDEAKLNGTTLNSTGATNKIDRWHLGAQAAWWMGGAMPYIGLSYLNDHRSTSLSGAADPIGKDAWQWSLGVNFLSVSRGLTGGIVWQQEESRSNQKQHQLVANIGLRF, encoded by the coding sequence ATGAAAAGAGCAATGCTCAAAAGCGCGGTTTTCGCCGCGGCCACTTTGGCCAGCGCCGGGGCCATGGCCACACCATGTGATATCGTGTTGTCGGATTACGCCAATGGTATCTGGCCCGATGCGCCTCAATATCACCCGGAATGCTTCGGGGCGAGCCAGCAAAATGCGGCAGTCTCGATTACTCAAACCTCGTTCGCTCAGATTTCCGCCATCTCCACGGCGCTCATCAATCGCTTTCTGGCCTCGCCCCCGACGGAAGTCGCCGGCCTTTCGACCGGCGCGGCGGCCGCCACGCCCGGTAAGCCTTGGAATATCTGGGGTAACTTGAATGACGCACGCACCAGGCAAGAGTATTTCCGACCGCTGGCCGGCAGCAATATCCGACTGAGCACCGATTCGCTCAACACGGTGATCGGTGGTGATTATGCGCTTTCCTCGCGGTTCGTCGCTGGCGTATCGGCAGCGATCGACCGCTCGTCCGGCGACAGCTATGCCAACGGCTTGATGCAGAACGCATTGACCAACAAGGGCTACATGATCGCGCCTTATGTCGGTTACTCCATTTCCAAGGAGCTCGCGCTTGATGCCTCGCTCGGTTTCGGTCAGGGCGAGCTGTCGCAGACCGGCAATGTCAAGGCCGATGCCGACCGCTGGTTCGCCGGGATCAATCTCAACTACTCTAGATGGATGGGCAATACCCAGCTCTCCGGCAAGCTTGGCTACATGCACGGCGAGGAAAAATACGACGAGGCCAAGCTCAATGGCACGACGCTGAATAGCACCGGCGCGACCAACAAGATCGACCGTTGGCACCTGGGTGCGCAGGCGGCCTGGTGGATGGGTGGCGCCATGCCCTACATCGGCCTGAGCTATTTAAACGACCATCGCAGCACGTCATTGTCCGGGGCTGCGGATCCGATCGGCAAGGATGCCTGGCAATGGAGCCTGGGCGTCAACTTCCTCTCGGTCTCCCGTGGCCTGACCGGCGGTATCGTCTGGCAGCAAGAAGAGAGCCGCTCGAACCAGAAGCAGCATCAGCTGGTCGCCAACATCGGCCTGCGCTTCTGA
- a CDS encoding DUF4384 domain-containing protein: MKLKEDRLSASSPLFALLALVVGIGGCVADPPKPETATVATSVKTPAAKTVTNFTPALRCMDDLLLAYGKRDIVITTAGIPDSTGKVMAGTKEMLITAASKMSIKSKALTFIDYDTERSDLLALFQDMQAAGAFQHKLPNYYIRGAITQLDENAIDAQQGAGIALPFLDLGVSRDQVSSVVSIDMNVGETTSRMILPGINASNSLVVTRTGKGGDLGGKIGKVGFSFNMSLNKSEGLGSGVRALIELGMIELIGKLTGTPYWKCLEIDKTNPVMIEQAREWYDGMKPEERVKLVQRKLAGMNYYSGPINGIVSKELSAAIGKYQAENGLIADGRINFDLYYALLDADQPPAADPTAGPTAPVVSAAPRPAAAGGPLSVKLDTDRGPRPTYKPKEFLQARVQLSSDGILYCYYRDNTGVIARIFPNRFNPDSFVRGGRPMSLPPEGSPFKIRFDQPGHEQIVCYASDRDLPLPANLKAADLTPLKVASLEEIATAFRKSNPNVAEAKLEITVR; the protein is encoded by the coding sequence ATGAAGTTGAAAGAAGACAGATTGTCGGCCTCTTCACCGTTGTTCGCCTTGCTGGCATTGGTGGTGGGAATAGGGGGGTGTGTCGCCGATCCCCCCAAGCCGGAAACCGCGACGGTCGCCACTTCGGTGAAGACACCGGCCGCGAAGACGGTGACCAATTTCACGCCTGCCTTGCGTTGCATGGACGATCTGCTGCTCGCCTACGGCAAGCGCGACATCGTGATCACCACGGCCGGCATTCCGGACTCCACCGGCAAAGTCATGGCTGGCACCAAGGAGATGCTGATCACTGCCGCCTCGAAGATGTCGATCAAGAGCAAGGCGCTGACTTTCATCGACTATGACACGGAGCGTTCCGATCTGCTCGCGCTGTTCCAGGACATGCAGGCGGCCGGCGCCTTCCAGCACAAACTGCCGAACTATTACATACGCGGCGCGATCACCCAGCTCGATGAAAACGCGATCGACGCCCAGCAAGGTGCCGGTATCGCGCTGCCCTTCCTCGATCTGGGGGTTTCGCGTGACCAAGTCTCCTCGGTCGTTTCGATCGACATGAATGTCGGCGAGACCACATCGAGGATGATCCTGCCCGGCATCAATGCCAGCAACTCGCTGGTGGTCACGCGTACCGGCAAGGGGGGCGATCTGGGCGGCAAGATCGGCAAGGTCGGATTCTCGTTCAACATGTCGCTCAACAAGTCTGAAGGCTTGGGCTCCGGTGTGCGCGCGCTGATCGAGCTGGGCATGATCGAGCTCATCGGCAAACTGACCGGCACGCCTTACTGGAAGTGCCTGGAAATCGACAAGACCAACCCGGTGATGATCGAGCAGGCACGCGAGTGGTATGACGGCATGAAGCCCGAGGAACGTGTCAAACTGGTGCAGCGCAAGCTCGCCGGGATGAACTACTATTCCGGACCGATCAATGGCATCGTCTCGAAGGAGCTCTCCGCCGCAATCGGCAAGTACCAGGCGGAAAATGGCCTGATCGCCGACGGTCGCATCAATTTCGATCTCTATTACGCGCTGCTCGACGCCGACCAGCCGCCGGCGGCCGATCCGACCGCCGGCCCGACCGCGCCGGTGGTGAGTGCCGCGCCGCGCCCGGCTGCTGCCGGTGGGCCACTGTCCGTCAAGCTCGACACCGATCGCGGCCCGCGCCCGACCTACAAGCCAAAAGAATTTCTACAGGCGCGTGTCCAGCTATCCTCCGACGGCATTCTTTATTGTTACTACCGTGACAACACCGGGGTGATCGCGCGCATCTTTCCGAACCGCTTCAATCCGGATTCCTTCGTGCGCGGCGGCCGGCCGATGTCGCTGCCGCCGGAAGGCTCGCCGTTCAAGATTCGCTTCGACCAGCCGGGTCACGAGCAGATCGTCTGCTATGCCAGCGATCGCGATCTGCCGTTGCCGGCGAATCTGAAGGCGGCGGACCTGACGCCGCTGAAAGTGGCTTCGCTCGAAGAAATCGCGACGGCCTTCCGCAAATCCAACCCGAACGTCGCCGAAGCCAAACTCGAAATCACCGTGCGATGA
- a CDS encoding OmpA family protein, translating to MSANEPRSRFPKMKNALVVIVACLFSSVAAADVTVYEKAPTPEELQQKLLGGGKAEQKKFKTRAIVFGDSAPTEAAPAPQQAVAPSPAPQAMPTQAPAMATAAPQPAAAAQSVQASDDAIAFPIQFKVNSAQILPESIPFLQSIAGLMQKDPSIRLLVEGHTDISGSYQRNMTLSRERAYSVTNYLIDHFGIDPSRLMPVGKGPMEPLPGREPTDPKNRRVQFRILG from the coding sequence ATGTCTGCAAATGAACCGCGCTCCCGTTTCCCTAAAATGAAAAACGCGCTCGTCGTGATCGTTGCCTGTTTGTTCTCATCCGTTGCCGCAGCCGATGTGACGGTCTATGAAAAGGCGCCCACGCCCGAAGAGCTGCAGCAGAAACTTCTTGGGGGCGGCAAGGCCGAGCAGAAAAAATTCAAGACTCGCGCGATCGTTTTCGGTGATTCCGCACCTACCGAAGCGGCGCCCGCACCGCAGCAAGCGGTAGCGCCTTCTCCAGCGCCTCAGGCGATGCCGACGCAGGCGCCCGCGATGGCGACTGCCGCACCTCAGCCGGCGGCTGCCGCGCAATCTGTGCAGGCCTCTGACGATGCGATCGCGTTTCCGATCCAGTTCAAGGTCAATAGCGCGCAGATCCTGCCCGAATCCATTCCTTTCCTGCAGTCGATCGCCGGTTTGATGCAGAAGGATCCGAGCATCCGCCTGCTCGTCGAGGGACATACCGATATCTCGGGCAGCTATCAGCGCAACATGACGCTCTCGCGCGAGCGCGCGTATTCCGTGACCAACTATCTCATCGACCATTTCGGCATCGATCCGTCGCGTCTGATGCCCGTTGGCAAGGGCCCGATGGAGCCATTGCCGGGTCGTGAGCCCACCGATCCCAAAAACCGCAGGGTGCAGTTCCGCATCCTCGGTTGA
- a CDS encoding tetratricopeptide repeat protein, translating into MKRSWLGALALLVALGANAADGQDARIASARRLIDAGDGHKALRLLLPAARQGDPDAAYWLGRLYFYDQAGVARNDRESFRWFSRAAQAGHAGGQYKLGSLYYLGRGTQRDVRQALRWWAKAALQGHPEALNNLGALLSIGEGIEADPELGLALQMMAAQGGSEAAQQNLRNKGENEAARSLARQFVERPELLRARLGKLLD; encoded by the coding sequence ATGAAGCGATCTTGGCTGGGCGCGCTCGCCTTACTCGTTGCTCTGGGCGCGAATGCGGCAGATGGGCAGGACGCGCGCATCGCTTCCGCCCGACGCCTGATCGATGCCGGCGATGGTCACAAGGCATTGCGGCTGCTCCTGCCAGCAGCGCGCCAGGGCGATCCTGATGCGGCCTATTGGCTGGGCCGGTTGTATTTCTATGACCAGGCGGGAGTGGCGCGCAACGACCGCGAGTCGTTCCGCTGGTTCTCGCGCGCGGCACAAGCCGGTCACGCCGGCGGCCAGTACAAGCTCGGCAGCCTCTATTACCTGGGGCGTGGTACGCAACGGGACGTGCGCCAGGCACTCCGCTGGTGGGCAAAGGCGGCGCTCCAGGGGCACCCGGAAGCGCTCAACAACCTCGGTGCCTTGTTGTCGATCGGGGAAGGCATCGAAGCCGACCCCGAGCTGGGACTTGCATTGCAAATGATGGCGGCGCAAGGAGGCTCCGAAGCGGCGCAACAGAATTTACGCAACAAGGGAGAAAACGAAGCGGCGCGTTCATTGGCGCGGCAATTCGTGGAACGGCCGGAGCTGCTCAGGGCGCGCCTGGGCAAGTTGCTCGACTGA